From the genome of Spirosomataceae bacterium TFI 002, one region includes:
- a CDS encoding RNA polymerase-binding transcription factor DksA, which produces MASTVEKTFYTESELSEFEAIILKKLKATNNEIHFIKDTLSRADDNGTDSTAIGSKTLEDGADVREKEQLSSSMGRLQKFASNLEGALIRIKNGTYGICRDTGKLIPKERLKAVPHTQQTIEAKLSAAK; this is translated from the coding sequence ATGGCATCCACAGTTGAAAAGACATTCTATACAGAAAGCGAACTCTCAGAGTTTGAAGCAATTATTTTGAAAAAACTAAAAGCTACGAACAATGAGATTCATTTTATAAAAGACACGCTTAGCCGAGCCGACGATAACGGAACAGACAGTACTGCTATTGGTAGCAAGACACTAGAAGATGGTGCAGACGTAAGAGAAAAAGAGCAATTGAGTTCTTCTATGGGTAGACTTCAAAAGTTTGCTTCAAATTTAGAAGGAGCTTTGATAAGAATTAAAAACGGTACTTATGGCATTTGTAGAGACACTGGAAAGCTTATTCCTAAAGAAAGGTTGAAAGCAGTACCACATACTCAGCAAACTATCGAAGCCAAGTTAAGTGCAGCAAAATAA
- a CDS encoding glutamate dehydrogenase (NAD(P)+), translating into MKYIEPAPIKDKENPLESMMSRFDEAVKLLGISDEMYHILKTPARQVIVGLPVTMDDGSVKVFEGYRVLHSNILGPGKGGIRFDPDVTLDEVRALAAWMTWKCAVVDIPYGGAKGGIACNPREMSAGEMERLTRAYTRQMLDIFGPDKDIPAPDMGTGPREMAWLMDEYSKAKGMTTHAVVTGKPLVLGGSLGRTEATGRGVMVSTLSAMDKMKINPYKATAAIQGFGNVGSFAGKLLAEKGVKILAVSDISGTYYNENGLDIAAAMAYRDANKGILEGFKEAELLKGEDILFLDVDALIPAAKEDVITKENAHLIKAKLIVEGANGPTSAKADVILNNNGVLAVPDILANAGGVTVSYFEWVQNRIGYKWGEDRINRRCERSMKNAFNTVYKLSKKHDVSMRIAAYMVAIDKVAATYKFRGGF; encoded by the coding sequence ATGAAATACATTGAACCGGCTCCTATTAAGGATAAAGAAAATCCGTTGGAGTCAATGATGTCGCGTTTCGATGAAGCAGTTAAATTGCTTGGAATCAGTGATGAGATGTACCATATCCTGAAAACTCCAGCCCGACAAGTAATTGTAGGTTTACCTGTGACAATGGATGATGGTAGTGTCAAGGTTTTTGAAGGGTATCGTGTGTTACACTCCAATATTTTAGGTCCAGGAAAAGGAGGGATTAGATTTGATCCTGATGTAACACTTGATGAGGTAAGAGCCCTTGCAGCATGGATGACTTGGAAATGTGCCGTAGTGGATATCCCTTATGGAGGGGCAAAGGGAGGAATCGCTTGCAACCCTCGAGAAATGTCAGCAGGAGAAATGGAGCGATTAACACGAGCTTACACGAGACAAATGCTCGATATTTTTGGACCAGATAAAGATATTCCTGCTCCAGATATGGGAACAGGTCCACGAGAAATGGCTTGGCTAATGGATGAATACTCCAAAGCAAAAGGAATGACAACCCATGCTGTAGTAACAGGTAAGCCGCTTGTTTTGGGAGGTTCACTTGGTCGTACCGAAGCAACTGGTAGAGGAGTGATGGTATCAACCCTCTCGGCGATGGATAAAATGAAAATTAATCCTTATAAAGCTACAGCTGCAATTCAAGGGTTTGGAAATGTGGGGTCTTTTGCTGGGAAACTCCTTGCCGAAAAAGGTGTGAAAATACTAGCGGTAAGTGATATATCGGGTACATATTACAACGAAAATGGATTAGATATTGCAGCAGCAATGGCTTATAGAGATGCCAACAAAGGCATACTCGAAGGTTTTAAAGAAGCGGAACTGCTAAAAGGTGAAGATATTTTGTTCTTAGATGTAGATGCTCTTATTCCAGCTGCCAAAGAAGATGTGATCACAAAAGAAAATGCTCACCTTATTAAAGCGAAATTGATTGTGGAAGGAGCAAATGGACCTACATCAGCCAAAGCTGATGTGATCTTGAATAACAATGGTGTACTTGCCGTTCCAGATATTTTAGCAAATGCAGGAGGCGTAACTGTTTCATATTTTGAGTGGGTTCAAAACCGAATTGGCTACAAATGGGGCGAAGACCGTATCAATAGAAGATGCGAGAGATCAATGAAAAATGCTTTTAATACAGTTTATAAACTTTCTAAAAAACATGATGTAAGCATGAGAATCGCAGCATATATGGTAGCGATAGATAAAGTAGCTGCAACATATAAGTTTAGAGGAGGATTTTAA